The Tautonia plasticadhaerens nucleotide sequence TTCGTGCCGCCGCAGCCCTAGGTAATCACGATAGCCCTGCCGGTCGCCGTTCCAGTGCCGGGCGACGGTTGTGGCGAAGCCTTTGGCGCCGATTTCGGCCATGTGTTTCGAGCCATGGCGCTCAAACGTGGTGCGCCCGCCCTTGCTTCCTGCTGCGCTGCGGTCCATCCGGCACGGATAGCACGGTCAAGCGTGCAGCGCAAGAATCGCTTGCGCTTTCCGGCAGGCTTGCTATGGTCGCCGGATGCGAACACTCACCACCTTTCACACAATTAGCCCTTCAGCGCTGCGGATGCCCGAGTGTTCGCAAAATTCTTGTCGCGTCCGCAGCGCTGAGCGGCTGAGAGTGAGGTAATGTGCTTGAGATTCCGAAATCCCCCAATGACGAAACCCGGCTGCAAGCCGCCATTATCACAGCCCAAACGCTGATCGACGAAGAGGGGCTTAGCGGCAAAGTGGAAGAGCTTGCCGCCGACATCGTAAGGCATTGCCGATCTGGCGACGGCTACAGCATGGCGAAGGATCTAGAAAAGCACGGATGGGATTGCGACACGGCTATCGCGGAGATCCTGGATAGCCACCAGCACACGCTCGCTCGCGCCCATGAAGACTTTCTTCGGGGTTTCCAACAGACGCATAACGTGCAGCCGCCTATCCCCGTGGGAACGTGCGTGAAGACCCGCCGCGGCACGGGCGTTATCGCCGAGGTCTACCCGCATCGGCCAATGAGCTACGCCATCAAGCAGGATGGTGATGCGCAGGCGGAAGAACCGACGAATCGCCGAATCCTCCTCTACTGGGACGAAGTTGAAGCGCTGCCGCTCAGCGGGGCCGCATGAAAGCGCTCAGCATCCAGCAGCCGTGGGCGTGGCTCATCGCCCACGGGTTCAAGCCGCTCGAAAACCGGACGTGGAACACGAAATTTCGCGGCGAACTCCTGATCCATGCCGGGAAGACGTTCGACAGCGACGGCTATGACTGGGTGCGTGAAGAATTCCCGGAGATTCCGATGCCAGCCCCGGGTGATTTCGAGCGTGGCGGCATCGTAGGCAAGGCAGATCTGACAGACGTTGTGAAATCCAGCGATTCGCCGTGGTTCTCCGGCCCGGTTGGCTTCTGTCTGGAGCGAGCTCAGCCGGTGGATTTTCTGCCGATGCCCGGTAAGCTGGGCTTCTTCGAGGTGGACTACCCGCAGCAGGCAGCCGCATGAGCGTGGTCGTCCGGTACATCGAAGGCGCAGACCGGAACGATCCCAATGCCGCCCGCTCCCATATGTATGCCCTGACGAAGGCCGGGAACTACTGGCCGATGTGCGATTACGGCTGGAACCGGAGCAACGGCGCGCGGTTCAGCATCCTGCGGGGGTGGGGCAGCAAGCGGGGCACCTGTGCGATCTGCCTTCGGAACGTCGAGCAGGGGAAACGTCCGGTGATCCACGCCCGATCTCATAAGACGAAGTGGTTATGATCTGCCGCCTCCTCCGGCTCGGCTGGCCATACAGCAAACGCAGGCAGAAGCGCCGGGAGTGGCTGGCGCTCCGCAAGGAAATCGAGCGTGAGCGCAAAGCGGCGGCGAAGGCCTGCCGCGAGCAAGGGCATAGCTGGGTGGTCGGCTCTCATTCCGTGACGTTCCTGCCCAAAGACCGGACATGTTTCCGCTGCCTGCGCCGAGAAGTGCCATTGACGGTGTGGGTGAAGAAAGGAGGGCTACAAGGTGTGGACAGGAAAAATTGATCGGTATTACCCAACCAGGGAGAAGGCAGCCACGACGGGCTGGCTCTCCCCTTCCGGGGAATTCATCGCCTGCGGGATGGGCGAGCACGAA carries:
- a CDS encoding ASCH domain-containing protein; protein product: MKALSIQQPWAWLIAHGFKPLENRTWNTKFRGELLIHAGKTFDSDGYDWVREEFPEIPMPAPGDFERGGIVGKADLTDVVKSSDSPWFSGPVGFCLERAQPVDFLPMPGKLGFFEVDYPQQAAA